A genome region from Pygocentrus nattereri isolate fPygNat1 chromosome 10, fPygNat1.pri, whole genome shotgun sequence includes the following:
- the ccdc170 gene encoding coiled-coil domain-containing protein 170, translated as MDDSVMQQHLVHYKQATESAREELAALQTKHQSLHSQLLDARSKISSQEALVQDLREAIDKHQETEARQSSLISSLRERIHNTEKEMASIASSKSIMDMKLQALSKENEEIKERAQQMEIKSKDCLSNWNKTKQEAGDLQRRYEEFVSRLASKLSIDLAESDKPMEMIISLVGQCCKERDRQRTQIIALEENVKSHEVECKASRETVRRLVADLDHEQKLSASRASDLNSVRQELDFVLLKKQNLERENQSLKSKLQERELALTAAQADSDSSEQRSEDLERRLLRSQNEAQASHSRMEAFLKEVEVVLGDLPESALPKEERVLDKLREVCRRDKSSNASVRELEVRLAEVSQEHARQTELLGAAGQREQQIQCRVHKLESELLTAGVSKDGLSHEKQQYLTFLEKLSEKMKIEHIATDLGFDMRLEAILTRAEQLTRQEGTALVETKTLAYSLQKKVKEQKERLESKELHMELLRRKVAQLDEEKRSRSALSVERDDATLANRKLQKKVERLQAELSVMRFSNTELKAQLADTNELKIRVMEQKQAIEEQSKSLGKLEKNKAKVEKRLTTVKTELEIQEYRARDELLQAQRLLHSQANDMAELAQREKRLQDFCTVVSQMLGVDMPASLPSSEVIKRLDVLIHSGHHHFPLACHCATPHHPHLMVSACSSLTEGSLGPEVQALPAPPVTDG; from the exons CTGCTGGATGCTCGGTCAAAGATTTCATCTCAGGAGGCTTTGGTGCAGGACCTGAGAGAGGCAATCGACAAACACCAGGAGACAGAGGCCCGCCAGTCTTCTCTCATCAGTTCCCTCAGAGAACGCATTCAcaacacagaaaaagaaatggcctcTATCGCCTCCTCCAAAAGTATTATGGATATGAAATTACAGGCACTTAGCAAGGAGAATGAAGAAATTAAAGAGAGAGCACAACAAATGGAGATCAAGTCGAA AGACTGTCTTAGTAATTGGAACAAGACAAAGCAAGAGGCAGGTGATTTACAGAGGAGGTATGAGGAGTTTGTATCAAGACTAGCCAGCAAACTCTCCATTGATTTGGCTGAGAGCGATAAACCCATGGAGATGATCATCTCTTTG GTTGGCCAGTGCTgcaaggagagagacagacagaggactCAGATAATTGCACTAGAGGAGAATGTAAAGTCTCACGAGGTGGAGTGTAAGGCCAGCAGGGAGACGGTGAGGAGACTAGTGGCTGATTTGGACCATGAACAGAAACTCTCAGCCAGCCGTGCTAGTGACCTGAACTCAGTCAGACAG GAACTTGATTTTGTGctgctgaaaaaacagaatttgGAAAGAGAGAATCAGAGTCTGAAGAGCAAGCTGCAGGAGAGAGAGCTTGCCCTTACTGCTGCTCAAGCAGATTCTGACAGCTCCGAGCAGCGTTCAGAGGATCTGGAGCGCAGGCTGCTCAGGAGCCAAAATGAAGCTCAGGCATCACACAGCCGCATGGAGGCCTTTCTGAAGGAAGTGGAGGTTGTGCTTGGGGATCTGCCTGAAAGTGCTCTGCCTAAAGAGGAGCGTGTTCTGGATAAGCTCAGAGAAGTCTGCAGAAGAGACAAGAGCAGCAATGCA TCtgtgagagagctggaggtcaggCTGGCAGAGGTGTCACAGGAGCatgccagacagacagagctgCTGGGAGCAGCAGGGCAGAGAGAACAGCAGATCCAGTGCAGGGTTCACAAACTGGAGTCTGAACTACTCACTGCAGGAGTCAGCAAGGATGGACTGAGTCATGAAAAACAACAG TATTTGACATTTCTGGAGAAGCTCTCTGAAAAAATGAAGATTGAACACATTGCCACTGACTTGGGCTTTGACATGAGACTTGAGGCCATATTGACACGTGCAGAACAACTGACCAGACAAGAGGGAACTGCTTTAGTAGAAACTAAAACTTTGGCCTACAGCCTTCAGAAAAAG GTGAAGGAGCAGAAGGAGAGGTTGGAGAGTAAGGAACTACACATGGAGCTGCTGAGGAGGAAGGTGGCCCAGCTGGATGAGGAGAAGAGGAGCCGCTCGGCTCTATCTGTGGAGCGGGATGATGCTACACTGGCCAACAGGAAGCTGCAAAAGAAGGTGGAACGGCTTCAGGCTGAGCTTAGTGTCATGCGTTTCTCCAACACTGAGCTAAAAGCCCAACTTGCTGATACCAATGAGCTCAAG ATCAGAGTGATGGAACAGAAGCAGGCCATCGAAGAGCAGAGTAAGAGTCTGGGCAAACTTGAGAAGAATAAGGCCAAAGTGGAAAAAAGACTCACCACAGTGAAGACAGAGTTAGAGATCCAGGAGTACAGAGCCAGAGATGAACTCCTGCAAGCACAGAGGCTGCTCCATAGCCAGGCCAATGACATGGCAGAGCTCGCCCAGAGGGAGAAAAGG CTGCAGGACTTCTGTACTGTGGTGTCTCAGATGTTGGGAGTGGACATGCCAGCCTCTCTCCCTAGTAGTGAGGTTATTAAAAGGTTGGATGTTCTGATTCATTCCGGCCATCATCATTTCCCTCTGGCCTGCCACTGTGCAACACCACATCATCCGCACCTCATGGTCTCTGCCTGCTCCAGCCTTACAGAAGGTTCTCTAGGGCCTGAAGTACAAGCCCTGCCCGCACCCCCCGTTACAGATGGATGA